In a genomic window of Allomeiothermus silvanus DSM 9946:
- a CDS encoding adenylosuccinate synthase: MPGIAIIGAQWGDEGKGKVTDALAENADFVVRYQGGANAGHTVVAQGQTFKLNLLPTGVIHPQATNVLGDGMVIDAFRFAEELADIRAKGLEPKILVSEKAHLVLPHHKAVESRNNFVGTTKRGIGPAYSDRARRVGIRAGDLLNETVLAERVETLLAEKPNSTKEAGWDTHEKALADLHRMRDILAPFIADTGHLLREAIKHGKKVLFEGAQATLLDLNYGDYPYVTSSHPTVGGILVGAGVNHKAINKVYGVAKAYATRVGNGPFPTELPEAEAEFLRQKGGEFGVTTGRPRRTGWLDLVLLKYACEVNGFDGLVLTKLDILSGFPKIKVGIEHRPDGTVRYEELEGWGELAGISTREALPKSVLRLIDLIEEYTQTPVVMFSTSPRREDTFGAVSWV; the protein is encoded by the coding sequence ATGCCGGGGATCGCGATCATTGGAGCCCAGTGGGGGGACGAGGGCAAGGGCAAGGTCACTGATGCCCTCGCGGAAAACGCCGACTTCGTGGTGCGCTACCAGGGTGGGGCCAACGCAGGCCACACCGTGGTGGCCCAAGGCCAGACCTTCAAGCTGAACCTGCTGCCCACCGGGGTCATTCATCCGCAGGCCACCAACGTCCTGGGGGATGGAATGGTGATTGACGCTTTCCGCTTCGCCGAAGAGCTGGCCGATATTCGCGCCAAGGGCCTCGAGCCCAAAATTTTGGTCTCCGAAAAGGCCCACCTGGTGCTGCCCCACCATAAAGCGGTGGAAAGCCGCAACAACTTCGTGGGCACCACCAAGCGCGGCATCGGCCCGGCCTACTCGGATCGGGCCCGGCGGGTAGGCATACGGGCCGGGGACCTGCTAAACGAGACGGTGCTGGCTGAGCGGGTCGAAACCCTGCTCGCCGAGAAGCCCAACTCGACCAAGGAAGCGGGCTGGGACACTCACGAAAAAGCCCTGGCCGACCTCCACCGGATGCGCGATATTCTGGCTCCTTTCATCGCAGATACTGGGCATCTGCTCCGCGAGGCCATCAAACACGGCAAGAAAGTGCTCTTTGAGGGGGCCCAAGCCACCCTCCTCGACCTCAACTATGGGGATTATCCTTACGTGACCAGCTCGCACCCCACGGTGGGCGGGATCCTAGTGGGGGCTGGGGTCAACCACAAGGCCATCAATAAGGTTTACGGGGTAGCCAAAGCCTACGCCACCCGCGTGGGTAACGGCCCCTTCCCTACCGAGCTTCCCGAAGCCGAGGCGGAATTTTTGCGGCAGAAGGGGGGCGAGTTCGGGGTGACCACCGGACGCCCTCGGCGCACCGGCTGGCTCGATCTGGTACTTCTCAAGTATGCCTGCGAAGTAAACGGCTTTGACGGGCTGGTGCTGACCAAGCTCGATATCCTTTCGGGTTTCCCCAAAATCAAAGTAGGGATCGAGCACCGCCCCGATGGCACGGTGCGCTACGAAGAACTGGAGGGCTGGGGAGAACTGGCCGGGATCTCCACCCGCGAGGCCCTCCCCAAAAGCGTCCTGCGGCTGATCGATTTGATCGAGGAATATACTCAGACCCCGGTGGTGATGTTCTCCACCAGCCCACGCCGAGAAGACACTTTCGGCGCGGTGAGCTGGGTGTAA
- a CDS encoding Uma2 family endonuclease — protein sequence MSVRAPRPARLSKEEWLELEKQTGLRYEYLDGFVYAMVGESQEHNDIVGNINDALRAKAKAKGCRYAFHNVRTWVKVLNRYYYPDVVVSCAEESDPYEIHQACFILEVFSPSTADKDRREKLEAYFKIPTLNTYVLVSQEEKRVEIYQKTRWNLVWSELVNSSEVEIPCLETTLSLEQIYAGTPVPEVPEEV from the coding sequence ATGTCGGTACGCGCCCCCCGCCCGGCTCGGCTCAGCAAAGAGGAGTGGCTCGAGCTGGAGAAGCAGACTGGCCTACGCTACGAGTACCTGGATGGCTTCGTATATGCCATGGTAGGAGAAAGCCAGGAACACAACGATATCGTCGGCAACATCAACGATGCTCTTAGGGCTAAGGCCAAAGCCAAAGGCTGCCGCTATGCTTTTCACAACGTCCGAACCTGGGTCAAAGTCCTCAACCGCTACTATTACCCAGACGTGGTCGTGAGCTGCGCCGAGGAGTCAGACCCCTACGAAATTCACCAAGCTTGTTTCATCCTCGAGGTGTTTTCACCCTCCACCGCCGACAAGGATCGTCGAGAGAAACTCGAGGCCTACTTCAAAATCCCCACCCTCAACACCTACGTGCTAGTCTCGCAGGAAGAAAAGCGCGTCGAAATATACCAGAAAACCCGCTGGAACCTGGTCTGGAGCGAGCTGGTCAATAGCAGTGAGGTAGAGATCCCCTGCCTCGAGACCACCCTTAGCCTCGAGCAGATCTACGCCGGAACCCCCGTCCCAGAAGTGCCCGAAGAGGTCTAA
- the typA gene encoding translational GTPase TypA, which yields MEFRNIAIIAHVDHGKTTLVDAMLKQAKALSRHDAEGERIMDSNDLERERGITILAKNTAVEWGGVKINIVDTPGHADFGGEVERALSMVDGVLLLVDAAEGPMPQTRFVLKKAIEAHLKPIVVINKVDKRDARPDEVLNETFDLMAELGASNEQLDFPYLYAVGREGAAWLGSQPKPDLSDLFETILKHIPAPHIEQGAFQLRVANLDYSAYLGKIAIGKVHRGTIRKGQTVLILGEHDNREAKVAAAFTHKGLERLEVDEVTPGDIVAIAGMEGVEIGDTLTAKEAPEALPRLAVDEPTVSITLTPNTSPFAGKEGKFVTSRQIRERLMKELETNVALRVIEVTPDTFELHGRGELHLSVLLETMRREGFEFSVGQPSVLLKEIDGQVQEPYEYLVVDVPEAKFGPVMESLGARKAQMVHMDQGDGRVRADFIIPARALFGFRTHFLSITGGEGIMSHNFHGYGPHVGGLETRTTGSAVAMEAGVAYAYSLYRLQERISFFIDPGTEVYVGMIVGENSRDNDLNVNVNINKKLTNIRAAGSDENIRLIPPRKFTLEEALEFLAPDELLEVTPKSLRLRKRVLDPAGRKRAEAV from the coding sequence ATGGAATTCAGAAACATCGCAATCATTGCCCACGTAGACCACGGTAAGACCACGCTGGTAGACGCCATGCTCAAGCAGGCCAAAGCCCTTAGCCGCCACGACGCGGAGGGCGAGCGGATCATGGATTCAAATGACCTCGAGCGCGAACGTGGCATCACCATCTTGGCCAAGAACACCGCTGTGGAGTGGGGTGGGGTGAAGATCAACATCGTCGATACCCCCGGCCATGCCGATTTCGGCGGCGAGGTCGAACGCGCGCTCTCCATGGTGGACGGGGTGCTCTTGTTGGTGGATGCTGCCGAAGGCCCCATGCCGCAGACCCGCTTCGTGCTCAAGAAGGCCATAGAGGCCCATCTCAAGCCCATCGTGGTAATCAACAAGGTGGATAAGCGCGACGCTCGCCCGGACGAGGTGCTGAACGAGACCTTCGACCTCATGGCCGAGCTGGGGGCCTCCAACGAGCAACTGGACTTCCCCTACCTCTATGCGGTGGGGCGCGAGGGGGCGGCTTGGCTGGGCAGCCAGCCCAAACCCGACCTCAGCGACCTCTTCGAGACAATCCTCAAACACATCCCAGCCCCCCATATCGAGCAGGGCGCATTCCAGCTGCGGGTGGCGAACCTCGACTACTCCGCCTACTTGGGCAAGATCGCCATCGGCAAGGTGCATCGCGGGACGATCCGCAAAGGCCAGACCGTGCTGATCCTGGGCGAGCACGATAACCGCGAGGCCAAGGTGGCGGCGGCCTTTACCCACAAGGGCCTCGAGCGCCTCGAGGTGGACGAAGTAACCCCCGGCGACATCGTGGCTATCGCGGGCATGGAGGGCGTAGAGATCGGCGATACCCTCACCGCCAAGGAGGCCCCCGAGGCCCTGCCCCGCCTGGCGGTGGACGAGCCCACGGTGAGCATCACCCTCACCCCCAACACTTCGCCTTTCGCGGGCAAAGAGGGCAAGTTCGTCACCAGCCGCCAGATCCGCGAGCGCTTGATGAAAGAACTCGAGACCAACGTGGCCTTGCGGGTTATCGAGGTCACCCCGGATACCTTCGAACTGCACGGGCGCGGCGAGCTGCACCTCTCGGTGCTCCTCGAGACCATGCGCCGCGAGGGCTTCGAGTTCAGCGTGGGCCAACCCAGCGTGCTCCTGAAGGAGATAGATGGCCAGGTGCAAGAGCCCTACGAGTACTTAGTGGTGGACGTGCCCGAGGCTAAGTTCGGCCCGGTGATGGAGAGCCTGGGCGCCCGCAAGGCCCAGATGGTGCACATGGACCAGGGCGATGGGCGGGTTCGCGCGGATTTCATCATTCCGGCCCGGGCGCTTTTTGGCTTCCGCACCCACTTCCTCTCCATAACTGGTGGCGAGGGCATTATGAGCCATAATTTCCACGGCTACGGGCCGCACGTGGGTGGGCTCGAGACCCGCACCACCGGAAGTGCGGTGGCGATGGAGGCAGGGGTGGCCTACGCCTACAGCCTCTACCGCTTGCAAGAGCGCATCAGCTTCTTCATCGATCCTGGCACCGAGGTCTACGTGGGCATGATCGTGGGCGAAAACTCCCGCGACAATGACCTCAACGTCAACGTCAACATCAACAAAAAGCTCACCAATATCCGCGCTGCCGGTTCAGACGAGAACATCCGGCTCATCCCGCCGCGCAAGTTCACGCTCGAGGAGGCCCTGGAATTCCTCGCCCCGGACGAACTGCTCGAGGTCACGCCCAAGAGCCTGCGGCTTCGGAAGCGGGTGCTCGACCCTGCTGGGCGCAAGCGGGCGGAGGCCGTCTAA
- a CDS encoding L-threonylcarbamoyladenylate synthase, giving the protein MTIWHNRGAMAVVPTTPREIEQAARVIREGGLVAFPTETVYGLGANALDASAVARIFEAKRRPSLDPLIVHVADRAMLLRVAREVPPQVEPLMEKFWPGPLTLVLPKAEAVPGIVTSGLPTVAVRMPAHPVALELIRQAGLPIAAPSANPFGYLSPTRAEHVERMLGEAVDLILDGGPTLYGVESTILLLAEKPVVLRHGAIPLEELESILGRVELRVGESVRPLVPGQLPQHYAPRTPIQVARPDEVPKELRKQSGYLAFRDVPKGFKIVKVLSPTGDLREAAAHLFEALHQLDRLGLPAIYAEPVPEEGLGRAIMDRLRRATVRD; this is encoded by the coding sequence ATGACCATCTGGCATAATCGGGGAGCTATGGCCGTAGTGCCGACTACGCCAAGGGAGATCGAGCAGGCCGCACGGGTTATCCGGGAAGGGGGGTTGGTAGCTTTTCCTACCGAGACCGTCTACGGGCTTGGGGCCAACGCCTTGGATGCCTCTGCCGTGGCCCGCATCTTTGAGGCTAAGCGGCGGCCCAGCCTCGACCCGCTGATCGTCCACGTAGCCGACCGAGCGATGCTCCTTCGGGTAGCGCGGGAAGTGCCTCCCCAGGTGGAACCCTTGATGGAAAAATTCTGGCCGGGGCCGCTCACTTTGGTGCTGCCCAAAGCCGAAGCCGTGCCGGGGATCGTCACCTCGGGGCTGCCCACCGTGGCGGTGCGGATGCCCGCCCACCCGGTCGCGCTCGAGCTGATCCGCCAGGCCGGCCTCCCCATCGCTGCGCCGAGCGCTAACCCCTTCGGCTACCTGAGCCCGACCCGCGCCGAGCACGTCGAGCGGATGCTGGGGGAGGCGGTGGACCTGATCCTGGACGGGGGGCCGACCCTCTACGGGGTGGAGTCTACCATCCTGCTGCTGGCCGAAAAGCCGGTGGTGCTGCGCCACGGAGCGATCCCCTTAGAGGAACTCGAGTCTATTTTGGGGCGGGTAGAACTCCGGGTGGGGGAGAGCGTACGGCCACTGGTCCCCGGCCAGCTCCCGCAGCACTATGCTCCGCGCACCCCCATCCAGGTGGCCCGACCCGACGAGGTGCCTAAGGAACTCCGCAAGCAGTCGGGGTATCTGGCTTTCCGGGACGTGCCCAAGGGTTTCAAGATAGTCAAGGTGCTCTCCCCCACCGGGGATCTCCGTGAGGCTGCGGCCCATCTCTTCGAGGCCCTGCACCAACTCGACCGGCTGGGCTTGCCCGCCATCTACGCTGAACCCGTTCCCGAAGAAGGTTTGGGGCGGGCCATCATGGACCGCTTGCGCCGGGCGACGGTGAGAGATTAG
- the apaG gene encoding Co2+/Mg2+ efflux protein ApaG has product MSEHGIRVSVEVVFVPEHSQPGRSVFVYFITLENHGPERAQLLERHWLIEEAGGATTEVMGEGVVGQQPILEPGETFQYNSWTHIAHPPGVMRGWYTFQNTLGERFKVEIPPFALTLPAGEPRMLN; this is encoded by the coding sequence ATGAGCGAGCACGGCATCCGGGTCTCGGTGGAGGTGGTATTCGTGCCCGAACACTCCCAGCCGGGGCGCTCGGTGTTCGTCTACTTCATCACCCTCGAGAACCACGGCCCCGAGCGGGCGCAGCTCTTGGAGCGGCACTGGCTCATCGAGGAAGCGGGCGGGGCCACCACCGAGGTCATGGGCGAAGGGGTAGTAGGGCAGCAGCCGATCCTCGAGCCCGGCGAGACCTTCCAGTACAACTCCTGGACCCATATCGCCCACCCGCCCGGCGTCATGCGCGGCTGGTACACCTTCCAGAACACCCTGGGGGAGCGTTTCAAGGTGGAGATTCCACCGTTCGCCCTGACCCTTCCCGCCGGGGAACCCCGGATGCTCAACTGA
- a CDS encoding DinB family protein, translating to MQQYPEPEKLAHPGLTQGLLKTLEMAMEGDEKYGWYNGLLFTVRNLTAEQAGKSLGPGRSTIAAHADHVRLCLAYACHTLRGEPFPVDWGKSWEIRSVGEAEWEEIKAGLEQEYRALHRLMVEKPFWRESDLSTAINNIAHTAYHAGAVRQILKG from the coding sequence ATGCAGCAGTATCCCGAGCCCGAGAAGTTGGCACACCCAGGTTTGACCCAGGGGTTGCTCAAGACGCTCGAAATGGCCATGGAGGGTGACGAGAAGTACGGCTGGTATAACGGCCTTTTGTTCACCGTTAGGAATCTCACGGCAGAGCAGGCCGGGAAGTCGCTTGGTCCGGGTCGTTCTACCATTGCAGCCCACGCCGATCATGTGCGGCTATGTCTGGCTTATGCCTGCCACACCTTGAGGGGCGAGCCCTTCCCGGTCGATTGGGGGAAGAGCTGGGAGATTCGTTCGGTGGGGGAGGCTGAGTGGGAAGAGATCAAAGCGGGGCTCGAGCAGGAGTACCGGGCCCTGCACCGATTGATGGTGGAAAAGCCCTTCTGGCGGGAATCTGATCTTTCCACTGCCATCAACAACATCGCCCATACCGCCTACCATGCTGGGGCGGTGCGGCAGATTCTCAAGGGCTAG
- a CDS encoding DinB family protein, which yields MTDPETFLATHLRYAVWATRRTLEAVRHLSPREYVRDLGASFRSVRGILEHMLVTDWGWYELLAGESPGITDPPDTQFYAEFSNLENDYRALLVRYEILASFLDDPELATRFAYSQLEVPWLDSRVPKWQGLMHLVNHGTYHRGQIAALMRQLGHAVAETDLIHFYLELEGRIRP from the coding sequence TTGACCGATCCCGAAACCTTTCTGGCAACCCACCTGCGCTATGCGGTGTGGGCCACGCGGAGGACCCTCGAGGCCGTGCGCCACCTGAGCCCCCGGGAGTACGTGCGCGACCTGGGGGCCAGTTTCCGCAGTGTGCGGGGTATCCTGGAGCACATGCTCGTGACGGATTGGGGCTGGTACGAACTCTTGGCTGGGGAGTCGCCGGGGATTACCGATCCACCTGACACCCAGTTTTACGCCGAGTTCTCCAACCTCGAGAATGACTACCGCGCCCTCTTGGTGCGTTACGAGATCCTGGCCTCGTTTCTCGATGACCCCGAACTAGCGACCCGCTTCGCTTACAGCCAACTCGAGGTTCCTTGGCTCGATAGCCGAGTCCCCAAGTGGCAGGGATTGATGCACCTGGTCAACCACGGTACCTACCACCGAGGGCAAATCGCCGCGCTGATGCGGCAACTGGGACACGCCGTAGCAGAGACTGACCTCATTCACTTCTACCTCGAGCTGGAGGGCCGGATTAGGCCTTGA
- a CDS encoding HAD family hydrolase gives MRALIFDLDGTIFDSETAIFRAWQTVYAEQGATLPLETWLPLIGTNEVQFDPLAHIESLVGHPVDHDRVLERARTLEREYVDATDALPGVRRYLETAREMGLLLAVASSSGREWVEGHLQRLGLRGFFSVLRTRDDVERTKPDPALFLQAAEGLGVQPAEALVIEDSLNGIKAAQAAGMRVVAVPNPITRHSDLSGADLVIPSLAEVPLKALLEQLKA, from the coding sequence ATGCGCGCCTTGATCTTCGACCTCGACGGCACCATCTTCGACAGCGAAACGGCTATCTTCCGGGCTTGGCAAACGGTCTACGCCGAGCAGGGGGCCACGCTCCCCCTCGAGACCTGGCTACCCCTAATCGGCACCAACGAAGTCCAGTTCGACCCACTGGCCCACATCGAAAGCCTGGTAGGGCACCCGGTTGACCACGACCGGGTGCTCGAGCGGGCCCGGACCCTCGAGCGCGAGTACGTGGACGCCACCGACGCGCTGCCCGGGGTGCGCCGATACCTCGAGACTGCACGAGAGATGGGCCTCTTGCTGGCGGTGGCCTCGAGTTCGGGTCGGGAGTGGGTGGAGGGCCATTTACAGCGGCTAGGCCTGCGGGGATTTTTCTCGGTGCTGCGCACCCGCGACGACGTGGAGCGCACCAAACCCGACCCAGCCCTCTTTTTGCAGGCTGCCGAGGGCTTGGGGGTACAGCCTGCCGAAGCTCTGGTGATTGAGGACTCGCTCAACGGTATCAAGGCCGCCCAAGCCGCCGGGATGCGGGTGGTGGCGGTTCCCAACCCGATCACCCGGCACTCCGACCTCTCCGGGGCCGATCTGGTGATTCCCAGCCTGGCCGAGGTGCCGCTAAAAGCCTTGCTCGAGCAGCTCAAGGCCTAA
- a CDS encoding phosphate/phosphite/phosphonate ABC transporter substrate-binding protein, with the protein MKRYLLLLLAALGLSLAFAQTPVKVRIGFNPTQNSDQLRPAAQAIADYIEKEFKGTVEVEVFIPTEYRGLIEAMRGGNLDFAFFPPDGYVIAHQDVGAEVLLKSVRGNGPYYWSAIVVRKDSGIKNVRQLEGKTIAWVDKNSAAGYVFPRAALIAAGLDPDKLFSKQVFAGKHDSAVLAVLNKSVDAAATFANDDKNKSGAWTQFLKPEEAAQLTAIFYSKPIPGDTFSVSKQFLTKYPNLARGIAAAIQRIRTPKSKLLMDLYRIDYMIPAKDSDYDVVREARKVAGQ; encoded by the coding sequence ATGAAACGATACCTACTGCTGTTGTTGGCTGCGCTCGGCCTTTCGCTCGCGTTCGCCCAGACTCCGGTCAAGGTGCGCATCGGCTTCAACCCCACCCAGAACTCCGACCAGCTCCGCCCGGCGGCCCAGGCCATCGCCGACTACATCGAGAAAGAGTTCAAGGGCACGGTGGAGGTCGAGGTCTTCATTCCCACCGAGTACCGTGGCCTGATCGAGGCTATGCGCGGTGGCAACCTGGACTTCGCCTTCTTCCCCCCCGACGGCTACGTAATCGCTCACCAAGATGTGGGCGCTGAGGTGCTGCTAAAGAGCGTGCGTGGCAATGGCCCTTACTACTGGTCGGCGATTGTTGTGCGCAAAGATTCCGGTATCAAAAACGTGCGGCAGCTCGAGGGCAAGACCATCGCCTGGGTGGATAAGAACTCCGCCGCCGGGTACGTTTTCCCCCGCGCTGCCTTGATCGCTGCGGGCCTGGATCCCGATAAGCTCTTTTCCAAGCAGGTCTTTGCCGGCAAACACGACTCGGCGGTGCTGGCCGTGCTCAATAAGTCGGTAGATGCCGCGGCTACCTTTGCCAACGACGACAAGAACAAGTCAGGGGCCTGGACCCAGTTTTTGAAGCCCGAAGAGGCTGCCCAGCTCACCGCTATTTTCTACTCCAAGCCCATCCCCGGCGACACCTTTAGCGTCTCCAAGCAGTTCCTCACCAAATACCCCAACCTGGCCCGGGGCATCGCCGCAGCCATCCAGCGCATCCGTACTCCCAAGAGCAAGTTGCTCATGGACCTCTACCGCATCGACTACATGATCCCCGCCAAGGACTCCGACTACGACGTAGTGCGGGAGGCCCGCAAGGTGGCCGGTCAGTAA
- the phnC gene encoding phosphonate ABC transporter ATP-binding protein → MIEVKNVSQTFQTARGPFQALADVSLSIPKGDFVAIIGRSGAGKSTFLRTLNGLLIPSQGQVVVAGTDITKLPKRELQKYRRSVGFIFQQFNLVTRLSVLDNVLHGRLGYLPTWRGLLGLYSDRDYQIARQQIARVDLSAKETARVDSLSGGQMQRVAIARAMAQEPTLMLADEPAANLDPVLSEEVMRTLRRFNDTDGVTVVINIHTLELARQYARRIIAFRRGRLVFDGTPEELTEELVDEIYERKEMLA, encoded by the coding sequence ATGATCGAGGTCAAGAACGTCTCGCAGACCTTTCAGACCGCCCGGGGGCCCTTTCAGGCCCTCGCGGACGTGAGCCTCTCCATCCCTAAGGGTGATTTCGTGGCGATCATTGGGCGTTCGGGAGCGGGGAAGAGCACCTTCTTGCGCACCCTAAATGGCCTCCTGATCCCCAGCCAAGGCCAGGTAGTAGTTGCTGGCACCGACATCACCAAGCTCCCCAAGCGTGAGCTGCAAAAGTACCGCCGCAGCGTAGGGTTCATCTTCCAGCAGTTCAACCTGGTCACCCGGCTCTCGGTGCTGGATAACGTGTTGCACGGACGGCTCGGCTATCTCCCGACCTGGCGGGGCTTGTTGGGCCTGTATTCTGATCGCGACTATCAGATCGCCCGCCAGCAGATCGCCCGGGTAGATTTGAGCGCTAAGGAAACCGCCCGGGTGGACTCGCTTTCGGGGGGGCAGATGCAGCGGGTGGCCATCGCCCGGGCGATGGCCCAAGAGCCCACCCTGATGCTGGCCGACGAGCCCGCCGCTAACCTAGACCCGGTGCTCTCCGAGGAGGTAATGCGCACCCTACGGCGCTTCAACGATACCGATGGGGTGACGGTGGTGATCAACATCCACACCCTCGAGCTGGCCCGCCAGTATGCCCGCCGCATCATCGCCTTCCGGCGTGGGCGGTTGGTCTTTGACGGCACCCCAGAGGAGCTTACCGAGGAGTTAGTGGACGAGATCTATGAACGGAAGGAGATGCTAGCGTGA
- the phnE gene encoding phosphonate ABC transporter, permease protein PhnE has translation MTTILLYLLIGVGLAVLSGVAKGSMRRLVIGGGLGILVAFVAFPFSRSSGFLSRETVDPTLLALVPTFPLLLLIPLLIVATLYLALRGGGLVAWAGVIGGGGIALVGLAWYAQPTQVVRLAPVNGLMEGLAAIVLAAAVALLAQRSPRLRLPIYAVAALAGVLTFLWLGSSGGHTYLPRMAGYYKLLMPTGSETERKLVEDYNAAIPQKNAILKEIGQPTLEPITSLTDLKGSIPQEASEAGYRLLQPARTQYGALALFVLAGLMLGAGLMGLRRPNLQEAGDLRAGMIFAGVVSILLPAFEATEFQLQRLVKGWPFLVGFFHKAWPPNLANPDANVFPLQSVLSEMALTIEIALVGTFLAAIFAVPSSFLAARNLTQGSALMRGVFAFMRGFYNVDRGVDTLILALIFVAAVGLGPFAGVLAMAIHSIADLGKLYSEAIENVDKGPIEALESTGAAGVNVLRWAILPQVLPLFVSYTLYRFEINFRVSVVLGLVGAGGIGYFIKGAMDAGNYDQMIIGVIAIVIVVNLIDFASSWLRSRLV, from the coding sequence ATGACGACCATCCTGCTTTATCTCCTTATCGGTGTGGGGCTGGCGGTGCTCTCGGGGGTTGCCAAGGGCTCGATGCGCCGCCTGGTGATCGGGGGGGGCCTAGGGATTCTGGTGGCCTTTGTGGCTTTCCCCTTCAGCCGCTCCTCGGGTTTCCTAAGCCGCGAGACCGTAGACCCCACCCTGCTCGCGTTGGTGCCGACTTTTCCCCTTTTGCTCCTGATTCCGCTGCTGATTGTCGCTACCCTTTATTTGGCCCTGCGGGGCGGCGGCTTGGTGGCCTGGGCCGGGGTTATCGGAGGCGGGGGCATCGCCCTGGTGGGTCTAGCTTGGTACGCCCAACCCACCCAGGTGGTCCGGCTAGCACCGGTTAACGGGCTGATGGAAGGTCTTGCCGCGATAGTGCTAGCCGCGGCGGTGGCGTTGCTGGCCCAGCGCAGCCCCCGGCTCCGCCTGCCCATCTACGCGGTGGCCGCTTTGGCGGGGGTGCTGACTTTCCTTTGGCTGGGCTCGAGCGGCGGCCACACCTACCTGCCCCGGATGGCCGGTTACTACAAGCTGCTGATGCCCACCGGCTCCGAGACCGAGCGCAAGCTGGTGGAAGACTATAACGCCGCGATCCCGCAGAAGAACGCCATCCTCAAGGAGATCGGACAGCCCACCCTCGAGCCCATCACCTCGCTCACCGACCTCAAAGGGAGCATTCCCCAGGAGGCCAGCGAGGCCGGGTATCGCCTCTTGCAACCGGCCCGTACCCAGTACGGGGCGCTGGCCCTTTTCGTGCTGGCGGGGTTGATGCTGGGGGCGGGCTTGATGGGGCTGCGCCGCCCGAATTTGCAGGAGGCAGGCGACCTGCGGGCGGGGATGATCTTCGCCGGGGTGGTCTCGATTTTGCTGCCCGCCTTCGAGGCCACCGAGTTCCAGCTGCAGAGGCTGGTCAAGGGCTGGCCCTTCTTGGTGGGATTCTTCCACAAAGCCTGGCCGCCCAACCTGGCTAACCCTGATGCCAACGTCTTCCCCCTGCAAAGCGTCCTCTCGGAGATGGCGCTCACCATCGAGATCGCCCTGGTGGGAACCTTCCTAGCGGCGATTTTCGCGGTTCCCTCGAGCTTCTTAGCAGCCCGCAACCTCACCCAGGGCAGCGCTCTCATGCGCGGGGTGTTCGCCTTTATGCGCGGTTTTTACAACGTAGACCGTGGGGTGGATACCCTGATCCTGGCCCTGATCTTCGTGGCGGCGGTGGGCTTGGGGCCATTTGCTGGGGTGTTGGCGATGGCCATTCACTCCATAGCGGATTTAGGCAAGCTCTACTCGGAGGCCATCGAGAACGTGGACAAGGGGCCCATCGAGGCGCTCGAGTCTACCGGGGCCGCGGGGGTCAACGTGCTGCGTTGGGCGATCTTGCCTCAGGTGCTGCCGCTTTTCGTCTCCTACACCCTCTACCGCTTCGAGATCAACTTCCGGGTCTCGGTGGTACTGGGGCTAGTAGGGGCCGGGGGGATCGGCTACTTCATCAAGGGGGCTATGGACGCGGGCAACTACGACCAGATGATCATCGGGGTGATCGCCATCGTGATCGTGGTCAACCTCATCGACTTTGCCTCGAGCTGGCTGCGCAGCCGGTTGGTCTAG